In Plasmodium gaboni strain SY75 chromosome 14, whole genome shotgun sequence, one genomic interval encodes:
- a CDS encoding translocon component PTEX150 — protein sequence MRVIILALLAVCTIINYYFAVQNNGNKSLNIMPTCSKPGNDSEDIDNETNDVDNKNNDLGNANDNNEINNENVESKNTLGENLNNPEQLNENVHANSDAMYEGAALSDNPPQENVDVNNNEQEYGPPNEESVSDNNVENVEAATDDSGNDNINNNDNFNNDDNINNNDNFNNDDNMNNDDNMNNNDNMNNNDNMNNEDNVNNDDNMNNDDNINNDDKVSGVNESDDKPLNEEEATINEMGKISNPFEDMLKGKVDEMDFGNMMNKDNFNSFLNSLTGNKDGNGKNPLSDMMNIFGVSPTGKEGGADGVSKENQMKKINELKDKLETMLKGAGVNVDKIKDSIKNNDLLKNKQLLKDAISKLTLDPSMMNMFNNKDGTNGKPFDINPESMMKMFNTLSNGKGNLGDLNMNTDNGSFDSFNDDGVDNNLVPTNPNSKSNNKDEKKSDDDDDNYNDKSFVVNSKYADNSFEDKFNTFDEKNDDVKYELFGENVGEEESFSANEKYLNNNNNHNNNNTYNNSQQGVVDKSFDENDEPLISSSQFDNNKKNKLSVSTHNKKSKNIMDSLDLESTNYGSNSSSSINNNHNSKNKNSKKNNKKKSSYEDNIRTDGKVAFDMPTFQKTIKQFGGAKNEIVQNILKKYVTMDTDDDNDVEDEDDDDDDDDDLDEDEFSVKDIKKLIEEGVLDYEDLTENELRKLAKPDDNFYELSPYASDEKDLSLNETSGLTNEQLKNFLGQNGTYHMSYDSKSIDYAKQKKSEKKEDQQEDDDGFYDAYKQIKNSYDGIPNNFNHEAPQLIGNNYVFTSIYDTKENLIKFLKKNSEYDLYDDDDDESGTFKSPLYDKYGGKLQKFKRQRAFNLLKQWRAKEKKLKEKKKKEEMEANNDFEFSKNYKFSSKNDGGVTMFSKDQLEDMVKNFGGKPSAQVTDSFSRQENPFVPTNINNNSNDDDMNNGYVTFDGKNKVSENDEDEKGNNNDDENDNDDSNEEEELDEDEDDN from the coding sequence atgagagtaataatattagCCTTGTTGGCCGTTTGTACcataattaattattattttgcTGTTCAGAATAATGGAAATAAAAGTTTGAATATTATGCCTACTTGTAGTAAGCCTGGAAATGACAGTGAGGATATTGATAATGAGACAAATGATGTAgataataagaataatgATTTAGGAAATGcaaatgataataatgaaataaataatgaaaacGTGGAATCAAAAAATACGTTAGGAGAGAATTTAAATAATCCAGAAcaattaaatgaaaatgtaCATGCTAATAGTGATGCCATGTATGAAGGGGCAGCTTTAAGTGATAATCCACCACAAGAAAATGTTgatgtaaataataatgagCAAGAATATGGTCCCCCAAATGAAGAATCAGTATCTGATAATAATGTAGAAAATGTAGAAGCTGCAACAGATGATAGTGgtaatgataatattaataataatgataattttaataatgacgataatattaataataatgataattttaataatgatgataatatgaataatgatgataatatgaataataacgataatatgaataataacgataatatgaataatgaagataatgtaaataatgacgataatatgaataatgatgataatatcAACAATGATGATAAAGTAAGTGGAGTAAACGAATCTGATGATAAACCTTTGAACGAAGAAGAAGCTACAATCAATGAAATGGGTAAGATAAGTAACCCTTTTGAAGATATGTTAAAAGGAAAAGTTGATGAAATGGATTTTGGAAATATGATGAATAAAGATAATTTcaattcatttttaaattcattAACAGGAAATAAAGATGGTAATGGAAAAAATCCACTTAGTGATATGATGAATATTTTTGGTGTATCACCAACAGGAAAAGAAGGTGGAGCAGATGGAGTGAGTAAAGAAAatcaaatgaaaaaaattaatgaatTAAAAGACAAATTAGAAACAATGTTAAAAGGTGCTGGTGTAAATGTAGACAAAATTAAAGATagtattaaaaataatgatttattaaaaaataaacaattATTAAAAGACGCTATATCCAAATTAACATTAGACCCTTCAATGATGAATAtgtttaataataaagatgGAACTAATGGAAAACCTTTTGATATAAATCCAGAAAGTATGATGAAAATGTTTAACACCCTTTCTAATGGAAAAGGAAATCTTGGTGACTTAAATATGAACACAGATAATGGATCATTTGATTCATTTAATGATGATGGtgttgataataatttagTTCCTACCAATCCTAATTcaaaaagtaataataaagatgaGAAAAAAAGTGATGACgatgatgataattataatgataaatcATTCGTTGTAAATTCTAAATATGCTGATAATTCTTTTGAAGATAAATTTAATACTTTTGATGAAAAGAATGATGATGTTAAATATGAATTGTTTGGTGAAAATGTAGGAGAAGAAGAATCTTTTTCAgcaaatgaaaaatatttaaataataataacaatcataataataacaatacatataataatagcCAACAAGGAGTGGTTGATAAAAGTTTtgatgaaaatgatgaaccattaatatcatcatcacaatttgataataataagaaaaataaattatcaGTTTCTacacataataaaaaatctaaaaatattatgGATTCCTTAGATTTAGAAAGTACTAACTATGGATCAAACTCCTCCTCATCTATTAACAACAATCACAATagtaaaaataagaatagcaagaaaaataataagaaaaaatcATCATACGAAGATAATATAAGAACAGATGGTAAAGTTGCCTTTGATATGCCTACCTTCCAGAAAACAATCAAACAATTTGGTGGTGcaaaaaatgaaatagtacaaaatatattaaagaaatatgTAACCATGGATACTGATGATGACAACGATGTAGAAGATGAAGATGACGACGAcgatgatgatgatgattTGGATGAAGATGAATTTAGTGTtaaagatattaaaaaattaatcGAAGAAGGTGTTTTAGATTATGAAGATTTAACAGAAAATGAATTAAGAAAATTAGCTAAACCTGATGATAATTTCTATGAATTATCACCATATGCAAGTGATGAAAAAGATTTATCATTAAATGAAACTTCTGGATTAACAAATGAACAATTGAAAAATTTCTTAGGACAAAATGGTACATATCATATGAGTTATGATTCCAAATCTATTGATTATGCTAAACAAAAGAAATCAGAAAAGAAAGAAGATCAACAAGAAGATGATGATGGATTCTATGATGCCtataaacaaattaaaaactCATATGACGGTATTCCAAATAACTTTAACCATGAGGCTCCACAACTTATAGGTAACAATTATGTATTTACATCTATATATGATACTAAAGAAAACCTAATAAaattcttaaaaaaaaatagtgaatatgatttatatgatgatgatgatgatgaaagTGGAACCTTTAAATCTCCTTTATATGACAAATATGGAGGAAAGTTACAAAAATTCAAAAGACAAAGAGCATTTAATTTACTTAAACAATGGAGAgcaaaagaaaaaaaattaaaagaaaagaaaaagaaagaagAAATGGAAGCAAATAATGATTTTGAATTTTctaaaaattataaattttcatCTAAAAATGATGGAGGTGTTACTATGTTTTCAAAAGACCAACTTGAAGATATGGTAAAAAATTTTGGAGGAAAACCTAGTGCTCAAGTAACTGATTCTTTTTCACGTCAAGAAAATCCATTTGTCCCAactaatataaataataattcaaatgatgatgatatgAATAATGGATATGTTACCTTTGAcggaaaaaataaagtctcagaaaatgatgaagatgaaaaaggaaataacaatgatgatgaaaatgataacGATGATTCtaatgaagaagaagaatTAGACGAAGATGAAGACGACAATtaa